The genomic segment TGCCCTGGGAGAAGCCCCAGAAGTACGCCGAGTTCTCACCGCACAACAAGGCCGGCAACCTCGGCAAGTATAAGACGCCGATGCTCATCATCCACAACGACCTCGATTTCCGCTGTCCGATCGGCCAGGGACATGAACTCTTCAGCGCGCTGCAGCGCCAGGGCGTGCCGTCGCGGTTCGTGAACTTCCCGGACGAGGGGCACTGGGTCCTGAAGCCCAAGAACAGCGAATACTGGCACAAGGAAATCTTCGCATGGTTGAAGAAGTACGCGCCGCCGGGCGGGAAGTGATTGGGCGAAAAGCCGGCGTGAACCGGCGGGTGAGAGCGATGGGATCGCTCTCACCCGAATCGGGCGGGCTTGTTCCCTGGGACCGCGGCCGTCTCGGCCGCTCGTTGCTCCCCTCGTGTCGCTCCACGTTCGATCGTTGAGCGCCCCGCCTCTCTATGCTTGGCGGCCGAGACGGCCGCGGTCCCAGGGAAGACGGAACGGTACGGCAACAGGTCGGCTTCACCAGCCGGCTCACGCCGGCCGTTCGCCCCATCACTTCGCCAAATCGACGCAGATGATTTCCTTGTCGTTGCGGATGTACGCCTTCTTGTCGGCGAAGGCCGGGGCGCACCACACCACCTTGCGGCCGAAGGCGTTGTTCGTCTGGTCGATGACCTTCGCGCGGTCGATCTCCTCGTACCCCTTCGGCGTCAGTTTGCCGATCACCAGGTCGCCGGTTTCGGCGAAGAAGAAGAACCGGTCGCCGTTCTTCACGATGAACGCGGTGTCGGACCCCTTCGACTTTTCGCCGCCGATCGCGCCGGTGCTCTCCCACAGGCGCTTCCCGCTCGGCACCTCGACCGCGTACAGGAGCCCGCCGTCGGTGTGGCCGTAGATCACGCCGTCTTCGAGGAACGGTTGCACGTTCACCGGCGACACGCCCAGGTTCTTCTTGTCCTTGAACACCACCTCCACGCCGGGCTTGTCGGAGGTCAACTTCAGCATCAGGCCCTTGCCCTGGTAGCCGCCGACGAACACGTATTCGCCGCTCCGTATCGGGGTCATGATGATCGACCCGCTGGTGGCTTCGTAGGGGGTCGTCCAGAGCTCTTTGCCGGTCTCCGGGTCGAGCGCGTACACCGCTTTCGGCGCGGCGACGATCATCTGCCGCTGCCCCGCCGCCTCGGTGATGAGGACCGGCGAGTAGCCCTGCTCGGGTTGCGTGCCGGCCTTCCACAGCTCCTTACCGGTGTCCTTGTCGAAGGCGACGACGTGGCTGCCCTCGCCGCCCACCAGCGTGATGAGCTTCTTGCCGTCGATGAGCGGGTGCGCCGCATAGCCCCACAGCGCGCTCTTGGTCTTGTACTCCTTCTTCAGATCCTTTTCCCACACGACCTTGCCGGTGCCGGTCTCGAAGCAGAACAGGTTGCCCTCGGCGCCGAGGGTGTACACCTTGCCGTCCTGAACGGTGGGCGTGCACCGCGGCCCGGCCGGGTAGCTGATCGTGTACTTCACCGGGTACTCGTGCTTCCACAGCTCCTTGCCCGTCTTCTGGTCGAGGCACAGCACGCGCTCGGTGCCGCTGAACTCCTTGCGGTCGAAGTTGGCGATCTTCACATCCGCAGCGGTGACGTAATCGGTGACAAACACCTTCCCGCCGCTCACGGCGGGTCCGGCGTAGCCGCCGGCGACGGGGGCGCGCCAAACCACCTTGGGGCCGCCCGGGGGGAACTTCTCGAGGATGCCGGTCTCGCGCCACACGTTGTCGCGCTGGGGACCCATCCACTGCGGCCACTCGTCACCCCGAGCGGCAAGCGGGGCTATGAGAAGCGCGAGTGCAAGAAACAACGTCTTCCGAAGCGGCATGGCGGGGCTCCTGGGTCGGGTCGGAATCGGGTTGGCACGATCGGGGGGCCAAGTGGCTCGATCTGACCGCGGGCGATGTTGAGACCGCGGCGCCCTCGACCGTCGAACACAACGGGCACGGGGCGGTTGCGGTCCCGGGTAGATACCGCCCCATCGGAATCGGTATTACTTCGCCAGGTCGACGCAGATGATTTCCTTGTCGTTGCGGATGTACGCCTTCTTGTCGGCGTAGGCCGGGGCGCACCACACCACCTTGCGACCGAACGCGGCGTTCGTCGGGGGGATGACTTTCGCCCGGTCGATCTCCTCGTACCCCTTCGGCGTCAGTTTGCCGATCACCAGGTCGCCGGTTTCGGCGAAGAAGAAGAACCGGTCGCCGTTCTTGACCATGAACGCCGTTTCCGACCCTTTCGGCTTCTCGCCCCCGACCGGGCCGGCGTCCTCCCACACGCGCTTGCCGCTCGGCAACTCGACGGCGTACATCATGCCGCTGTCGTCGTACCCGTAGAGGAGCCCGTCCAGCAGGAACGGCTGAACGCTGCCGGGGTAGAGGGCGGTCTGCTTCTTGTTGTTGAAGACGACCTCGATACCGGGCTTGTCCGCGGTCAGCTTCACCAGCAGGTTCTTGGCGGGGTAGCCGGCCACGAACAGGTGGTCGCCGACCCGCACCGGGGTCATCACGGCGTAGCCGAAGTCGTTGGGGGAATACGGCGTCGTCCAGTACTGCTCCCCGGTCTCCGGGTCGAGGGAGTACACCGCTTTCGGCGCCGCGACGATCATCTGGCGCTTGCCGCCGGCCTCGGTGATCATCACCGGCGAGTAGCCCTGCTCGGGCATGTCGCCGGCCTTCCACACCTCCTTGCCGGTGTCCTTGTCGAAGGCGACGACGTGGCTCCCCGCGCCGCCGACCAGGGTGACGATCTTCTTGCCGTCGATGAGCGGGTGCGCCGCCCAGCCCCACAGCGCGGGCTTCGCCTTGTAGTCCTTGACGAAGTTCTTCTCCCAGACCACCTTCCCCGTGTCGGCCTCGAAGCACATGAAGTGCCCCATCGCGCCGAGGGCGTACACCTTGCCCTCGTGGACCACGGGCGTGCAGCGCGGGCCGGCCGGGTAGCTGATCTGGTACGGGCACTCGTACTCGTGCTTCCACAGCTCCTTGCCGGTCCTCTGGTCCAGGCACAGCACGCGCTCGGTGCTGTTCACCTTAGTCTTGGTGTCGAACGGATCGGCCGGGTTGGCCGCACCCTTCGCGAGCACGCGGTCCGTGACGTACACCTTTCCGCCGCTCACGGCGGGTCCGGCGTAGCCGCCGGCGACGGGTGTGCGCCAGAGCACCTTGGGGCCGCCCGGGGGAAACTTGTCGATGATGCCGGTCTCGCGCCACACGTTGTCGCGCTTCGGCCCCATCCACTGGGGCCAGTCGTCACCCCGAGCGACGACCGGCGCGGCGAGGACAGTCAACGCGAGAAGGACGGTCTTCCGAACCCACATGGCGAGCCTCCTGACGGACGTGATGAGAGGCCATGATGCTCCGGGGCGGGGCACGGGGCAAGGCGGAATCGTGTACCCCGTGTGTAACGCGTGAGACAACCGCCCGGCGGCATTCCACCGTTACTCGCCCGCAAGTTCAACTTCTAAAATACGTTTCACGATCCGGATCGGGAACCCGTGGCGGGTGTTTCGGGTGCCATCCCAACTGTTGCTGCGTGCGCCCGCTCGAGGTGGGGTGGTTGAGCGCAGCAAGTGCGCGACCCAGCCGAAATGGTTCACGCCCGACTCGTTTCTGAACGGCTGGGTGATGTACTTCCGCCCGCGGCGATGAAGTGTCGTCGGACCGAATCGGACGGCTGGGTTCGACGGAAGCTGCGGCGTGTGTGGTTGAAGCCGTGCAAGCGGGTGAAGCCGATAGTGGACGTCTTCGTTCGCCAGGGCGTGTCGATGCGCCAGTAGTGGTGTGCCGCGTTGTCGGGGAAGGGCTGGTGGCGGAAGTCGGGGACGCCAGCGGTGAACCCGG from the Frigoriglobus tundricola genome contains:
- a CDS encoding PQQ-binding-like beta-propeller repeat protein; translation: MPLRKTLFLALALLIAPLAARGDEWPQWMGPQRDNVWRETGILEKFPPGGPKVVWRAPVAGGYAGPAVSGGKVFVTDYVTAADVKIANFDRKEFSGTERVLCLDQKTGKELWKHEYPVKYTISYPAGPRCTPTVQDGKVYTLGAEGNLFCFETGTGKVVWEKDLKKEYKTKSALWGYAAHPLIDGKKLITLVGGEGSHVVAFDKDTGKELWKAGTQPEQGYSPVLITEAAGQRQMIVAAPKAVYALDPETGKELWTTPYEATSGSIIMTPIRSGEYVFVGGYQGKGLMLKLTSDKPGVEVVFKDKKNLGVSPVNVQPFLEDGVIYGHTDGGLLYAVEVPSGKRLWESTGAIGGEKSKGSDTAFIVKNGDRFFFFAETGDLVIGKLTPKGYEEIDRAKVIDQTNNAFGRKVVWCAPAFADKKAYIRNDKEIICVDLAK
- a CDS encoding PQQ-binding-like beta-propeller repeat protein, translated to MWVRKTVLLALTVLAAPVVARGDDWPQWMGPKRDNVWRETGIIDKFPPGGPKVLWRTPVAGGYAGPAVSGGKVYVTDRVLAKGAANPADPFDTKTKVNSTERVLCLDQRTGKELWKHEYECPYQISYPAGPRCTPVVHEGKVYALGAMGHFMCFEADTGKVVWEKNFVKDYKAKPALWGWAAHPLIDGKKIVTLVGGAGSHVVAFDKDTGKEVWKAGDMPEQGYSPVMITEAGGKRQMIVAAPKAVYSLDPETGEQYWTTPYSPNDFGYAVMTPVRVGDHLFVAGYPAKNLLVKLTADKPGIEVVFNNKKQTALYPGSVQPFLLDGLLYGYDDSGMMYAVELPSGKRVWEDAGPVGGEKPKGSETAFMVKNGDRFFFFAETGDLVIGKLTPKGYEEIDRAKVIPPTNAAFGRKVVWCAPAYADKKAYIRNDKEIICVDLAK